In Blastopirellula sp. J2-11, a single genomic region encodes these proteins:
- a CDS encoding NRDE family protein, whose translation MCLLAIQYRSVAEAPILVAANREEFYDRPSSAPSIQSGKPRALCGIDQQAGGTWLGVNQHGLFVGACNRRKMNRPIAPRSRGLLCRELLRASSAQAAVDLAMEALNNDEYDGVNFVVADSRTGYAIHGGDDINAQPLEEGLNLIGGGDLNDSRDERVKLAHRLLTLQTLDSAVKFLAVASKVFARPSAAPGRPGMVMEGREWGTVSSTLIALGKKPRDAIYQFAAGAPTKVPYEDFSPLLRDILSRGLREARTKTQTS comes from the coding sequence ATGTGCCTACTGGCAATCCAATATCGCTCGGTTGCCGAAGCGCCCATTTTGGTCGCCGCCAATCGAGAAGAATTTTACGATCGTCCCAGCTCCGCTCCTTCGATTCAATCAGGGAAGCCTCGTGCTTTATGCGGAATTGATCAGCAAGCCGGCGGAACTTGGCTGGGCGTCAATCAACACGGGCTATTTGTCGGTGCGTGCAATCGCCGCAAGATGAATCGCCCCATCGCTCCTCGATCACGTGGCCTGCTCTGTCGTGAACTGCTTCGCGCCAGTTCAGCCCAAGCGGCCGTCGATTTGGCGATGGAAGCACTTAATAACGACGAGTATGACGGAGTCAACTTTGTGGTCGCCGATAGCCGTACCGGCTATGCGATTCATGGGGGAGATGACATCAACGCTCAACCGTTGGAAGAAGGTTTAAACCTGATCGGCGGCGGTGATCTCAATGATTCCCGCGACGAACGCGTCAAGCTGGCTCACCGACTGTTGACGTTGCAAACGCTCGATTCGGCCGTGAAGTTTCTCGCGGTAGCGAGCAAAGTTTTTGCTCGACCGTCCGCTGCTCCTGGTCGTCCCGGCATGGTCATGGAAGGTCGCGAATGGGGAACGGTCAGCTCTACGCTAATCGCTCTCGGCAAAAAGCCGCGTGATGCGATCTATCAATTCGCCGCTGGCGCACCGACGAAAGTTCCGTACGAAGATTTCTCGCCGTTGTTGCGCGACATCCTCAGCCGCGGACTTCGCGAAGCCCGCACCAAGACGCAAACCAGCTAA